One Halorhodospira halophila DNA segment encodes these proteins:
- a CDS encoding YceD family protein, with amino-acid sequence MQTLMLPDGLAPDDFGTPPRVHQGTLALPTMPRLAPLLAIQEGQAWARLEGSLDDAGRRELAGRIEADVPLTCQRCLGVYYHPVVVAFRVVIVATEEEGEALPDELEPYVCGSAVRPLQVVEEEILLALPVVARHTGADCTPPEHEAGIAREALSPFASLQGKVRRHEADD; translated from the coding sequence ATGCAGACCCTTATGTTGCCGGATGGGCTGGCTCCAGACGATTTTGGCACGCCGCCTCGTGTCCACCAGGGCACTCTGGCGCTGCCGACCATGCCGCGCCTGGCGCCATTGCTGGCGATCCAGGAAGGGCAGGCGTGGGCTCGCCTGGAAGGCAGCCTGGATGACGCGGGCCGGCGGGAACTGGCGGGGCGCATCGAGGCGGACGTGCCGCTGACGTGCCAGCGCTGCCTCGGGGTTTATTATCACCCGGTGGTCGTCGCCTTCCGGGTGGTCATCGTGGCGACCGAGGAGGAGGGCGAGGCCCTGCCCGACGAGCTGGAGCCCTATGTCTGCGGCTCGGCGGTTCGGCCCCTGCAGGTCGTCGAGGAAGAGATCCTGCTGGCGCTGCCGGTGGTGGCGCGGCATACAGGGGCGGATTGCACGCCCCCCGAACACGAGGCCGGTATCGCGCGGGAAGCCCTCAGCCCGTTTGCCAGCCTGCAGGGCAAGGTCCGCCGCCACGAGGCAGATGACTAA
- the rpmF gene encoding 50S ribosomal protein L32 — translation MAVQQNRKTPSKRGMRRSHDSLSKPTLATEQSTGETHRRHHISADGYYRGRKVTRGQDD, via the coding sequence ATGGCCGTACAACAGAATCGCAAGACGCCCTCCAAGCGTGGTATGCGTCGCTCCCACGACAGCCTGAGCAAGCCGACGCTCGCCACGGAGCAGAGCACCGGCGAGACTCATCGCCGTCACCACATCAGCGCCGACGGCTACTACCGGGGCCGCAAGGTGACCCGCGGGCAGGACGACTGA
- the plsX gene encoding phosphate acyltransferase PlsX, which yields MTGHITLSLDAMGGDQGPSVVVPAALRALERHPHLHVVLVGQEETLREHLRAERYGDAERVSVRHCTQVVAMDEPPSQALRSKKDSSMRVTLEMVKAGEADGCVSAGNTGALMATARYLLKTLPGIDRPAIMSTLPTLDGATHMLDLGANVDCTGDHLFQFAVMGAVAAEAVHGVERPRVGLLNIGEEEIKGNESVKHAAELLLESREIHYTGYIEGDGIFKGEADVVVCDGFVGNVALKSSEGVASLISEYMRREFRRNLLSRIAGLIALPVLRSLRGRIDPRQYNGASLLGLRGVALKSHGSADSFAFGRAIDTAVREAEQGVPDLINARIERLLGAREGA from the coding sequence ATGACGGGCCATATAACCCTTTCGCTGGACGCTATGGGCGGGGATCAGGGACCCAGTGTCGTGGTCCCCGCTGCTTTGCGGGCGCTGGAACGCCACCCCCATCTCCACGTGGTGCTCGTGGGGCAGGAAGAGACCCTGCGCGAGCACCTCCGGGCGGAGAGGTACGGCGATGCCGAGCGCGTGAGCGTGCGCCACTGCACGCAGGTCGTGGCCATGGACGAGCCGCCTTCCCAGGCGCTGCGCTCCAAGAAGGATTCGTCCATGCGTGTCACCCTGGAGATGGTCAAGGCCGGGGAGGCCGATGGCTGTGTAAGCGCCGGGAACACCGGTGCGCTCATGGCGACCGCCCGCTACTTGTTGAAGACCCTGCCGGGCATCGACCGGCCGGCGATCATGAGCACCCTCCCCACGCTTGACGGTGCCACACACATGCTGGATCTCGGTGCCAACGTCGACTGCACCGGCGACCACCTCTTTCAGTTTGCTGTCATGGGGGCGGTGGCCGCGGAGGCTGTCCACGGGGTGGAGCGTCCGCGTGTGGGGCTGCTGAACATCGGGGAAGAGGAGATCAAGGGCAACGAGTCGGTCAAGCACGCCGCGGAGCTGCTGCTGGAGTCCCGGGAGATCCACTACACCGGTTACATCGAGGGCGACGGCATCTTCAAGGGCGAGGCCGACGTGGTCGTTTGCGACGGATTCGTCGGCAACGTGGCCCTAAAGTCCAGTGAAGGCGTGGCGTCACTGATCTCCGAGTACATGCGCAGGGAGTTCCGCCGCAACCTTCTCTCGCGGATCGCCGGGTTGATCGCGCTGCCGGTGCTGCGTTCGCTGCGCGGGCGTATCGATCCCCGTCAGTATAACGGCGCGAGCCTGCTCGGCCTGCGGGGGGTTGCCCTCAAGAGTCACGGTTCGGCGGACAGCTTTGCCTTTGGTCGGGCCATCGACACCGCTGTCCGGGAGGCCGAACAGGGGGTCCCGGACCTGATCAATGCGCGCATCGAGCGGCTGCTGGGGGCGAGAGAAGGGGCGTGA
- a CDS encoding beta-ketoacyl-ACP synthase III, giving the protein MSNARIIGTGSYLPERVITNKDLEQHVETSDQWIRERTGIGERRVIADEEVCGDLGRIAAQRALEAAGVSGDEIDLVIVATCTPDRIFPSTASSLQRALGVRPGAAAFDISAACSGFIYALGIAERFVRCGDARRALVIGAEAMTRILNWEDRGTCVLFGDGGGAVVLEASDEPGVLSTHLHCDGRYEPLLYVPWGPGRGYAALGAESGYIHMRGNEVFKVAVNTLTRIVEETLDSAGVDKGEVDWLVPHQANIRIIQATAKKLDLPMERVVVTVGEHGNTSAASIPIALDTAVRDGRIQRGETLLLEAFGGGFTWGSALVRY; this is encoded by the coding sequence GTGAGCAACGCAAGGATAATCGGCACCGGGAGCTACCTCCCCGAACGTGTGATCACAAACAAGGATCTCGAGCAGCATGTCGAGACCTCGGATCAGTGGATCCGCGAGCGCACGGGGATCGGCGAGCGGCGGGTGATCGCCGATGAGGAGGTCTGCGGCGATCTCGGTCGGATCGCGGCGCAGCGGGCGCTGGAAGCGGCCGGAGTCAGCGGCGATGAGATCGATCTGGTCATCGTCGCCACCTGCACGCCTGACCGGATCTTTCCAAGTACGGCCTCGTCCCTGCAGCGCGCCCTTGGGGTGCGTCCCGGTGCGGCGGCCTTCGACATCTCGGCGGCCTGCTCAGGGTTTATCTACGCTCTGGGTATCGCCGAGCGTTTCGTGCGTTGCGGTGATGCGCGCCGTGCCCTGGTGATCGGTGCCGAGGCGATGACCCGCATCCTCAACTGGGAGGATCGCGGGACCTGCGTGCTCTTCGGGGATGGCGGTGGAGCTGTGGTGCTTGAGGCCTCGGACGAACCCGGTGTGCTCTCCACCCACCTGCACTGTGACGGTCGCTATGAGCCGCTGCTGTATGTCCCGTGGGGGCCGGGGCGGGGCTACGCCGCCCTCGGGGCCGAAAGCGGCTACATCCACATGCGGGGCAACGAGGTGTTCAAGGTGGCCGTGAACACCCTTACGCGGATTGTCGAAGAGACCCTGGACTCGGCCGGGGTCGACAAGGGCGAGGTCGACTGGCTCGTCCCGCATCAGGCGAATATCCGCATCATCCAGGCCACCGCGAAGAAGCTCGATCTGCCCATGGAGCGCGTGGTGGTGACGGTGGGCGAGCACGGCAACACGTCGGCTGCGTCGATCCCCATCGCCTTGGATACCGCGGTGCGTGACGGTCGCATCCAGCGCGGGGAGACCCTGCTGCTGGAAGCCTTCGGTGGCGGGTTTACCTGGGGGTCGGCGCTGGTCCGGTACTAG
- the fabD gene encoding ACP S-malonyltransferase → MSNHTPEFAMVFPGQGSQAVGMMAAWQEDETVRETFGEASEPLGYDLWELIANGPAEELDRTDRTQPAILVASVALWRVWQERGGAEPAVLAGHSLGEYSALVAAESLQLADAAALVAERGRYMQEAVPAGEGAMAAVIGLEDDKIREICAGAAQGAVVQPVNFNAPGQVVIAGNQEAVERAGSAAKEAGAKRVLPLPVSAPSHCSLMQPAAERLAQRLEEVAIEEPRRPVIHNVDVSVSRDAASIRRRLVEQLANPVRWTETVQKMSGEGVQVLAECGPGKVLTGLTRRIERSLQGGSLSEPDTLDDMLRRFPATS, encoded by the coding sequence ATGAGCAATCACACCCCGGAATTTGCAATGGTCTTTCCCGGCCAGGGCTCCCAGGCGGTCGGGATGATGGCGGCCTGGCAGGAAGACGAAACGGTCCGCGAGACCTTCGGCGAAGCCTCCGAGCCGCTGGGTTACGATCTCTGGGAACTGATCGCGAACGGGCCAGCTGAGGAACTCGATCGGACCGATCGTACGCAGCCCGCCATCCTGGTCGCCAGCGTGGCGCTGTGGCGCGTCTGGCAGGAACGAGGCGGTGCGGAGCCGGCGGTGCTGGCCGGACACAGCCTGGGGGAGTACAGCGCGCTGGTGGCTGCCGAGTCGCTGCAGCTCGCCGATGCGGCCGCGCTGGTGGCCGAGCGCGGTCGCTACATGCAGGAGGCCGTGCCGGCCGGCGAGGGCGCCATGGCGGCGGTCATCGGGCTTGAGGACGACAAGATCCGGGAGATCTGCGCCGGCGCCGCCCAGGGGGCCGTCGTGCAGCCCGTCAACTTCAACGCGCCGGGACAGGTGGTCATCGCCGGCAACCAGGAGGCAGTGGAACGGGCCGGTTCCGCCGCGAAGGAGGCCGGCGCCAAGCGAGTTCTGCCGCTGCCAGTCAGCGCGCCGTCCCACTGCAGCCTCATGCAGCCAGCCGCCGAGCGTCTGGCCCAGCGCCTCGAGGAAGTAGCGATCGAGGAGCCGCGCCGTCCGGTCATCCACAACGTCGATGTCTCGGTCAGCCGGGACGCTGCGTCGATCCGCCGCCGGCTGGTCGAGCAGCTGGCGAACCCGGTGCGGTGGACGGAGACGGTCCAGAAGATGAGCGGCGAAGGCGTTCAGGTCCTGGCGGAGTGCGGCCCGGGCAAGGTTCTGACCGGACTGACTCGCCGGATTGAGCGCAGCCTTCAGGGCGGATCGCTCAGCGAGCCGGACACTCTGGACGACATGCTGCGCCGTTTCCCGGCGACCAGCTAA
- the fabG gene encoding 3-oxoacyl-ACP reductase FabG: MHGKDDLQGHIALVTGASRGIGQAVLESLGRAGATVIGTATSEQGAEGIRQRLSEAGLMGTGMALDVTDSEQIAEVLGAIGRDFGAPTILVNNAGITRDNLLMRMKDDEWDQIIDTNLSSVYRMSKACLRGMMKARGGRIINIGSVVGAMGNAGQANYSAAKAGIMGLTKSMARELGARNITVNTVAPGFIETDMTAAMSEEQRAALIGNVPLERLGSPEDIAAAVTFLASPSAGYITGETLHVNGGMHMA, translated from the coding sequence GTGCACGGCAAAGACGACCTGCAGGGGCATATCGCCCTGGTAACCGGGGCGAGCCGGGGCATCGGCCAAGCCGTTCTGGAGTCCCTCGGCCGCGCCGGCGCGACGGTCATCGGGACCGCCACCAGCGAGCAGGGCGCCGAGGGAATTCGGCAGCGCCTGTCGGAGGCCGGGCTTATGGGCACCGGGATGGCACTGGATGTCACCGACTCGGAGCAGATTGCCGAGGTGCTGGGCGCCATTGGCCGTGACTTCGGGGCGCCAACCATCCTGGTGAATAACGCCGGCATCACCCGCGACAACCTGCTCATGCGGATGAAGGATGATGAGTGGGATCAGATCATCGACACGAACCTCAGCTCCGTCTACCGCATGAGCAAGGCGTGCCTGCGCGGCATGATGAAGGCGCGCGGCGGGCGCATCATCAACATCGGTTCGGTCGTCGGGGCCATGGGCAACGCCGGTCAGGCCAATTACTCTGCGGCGAAGGCCGGCATCATGGGCCTGACCAAGTCGATGGCCCGGGAGCTCGGTGCGCGCAACATCACGGTGAACACGGTAGCGCCCGGATTCATTGAGACGGATATGACGGCCGCCATGAGCGAGGAGCAGCGGGCGGCGCTGATTGGCAATGTGCCCCTGGAGCGGCTTGGCAGCCCGGAGGATATCGCCGCGGCGGTGACTTTCCTGGCCTCGCCGTCCGCCGGTTACATCACGGGCGAGACACTGCACGTCAACGGCGGCATGCACATGGCTTAA
- the acpP gene encoding acyl carrier protein → MSSIEDRVKKIVVEQLGVKEEEVTGEASFVDDLGADSLDTVELVMALEEEFECEIPDEEAEKITTVQQAVDYIKKHLEG, encoded by the coding sequence ATGAGCAGCATCGAAGATCGCGTCAAGAAAATCGTCGTCGAGCAACTGGGGGTCAAAGAGGAAGAGGTCACTGGTGAGGCCTCGTTCGTGGACGACCTTGGCGCCGACTCGCTGGACACCGTCGAGCTCGTGATGGCGCTCGAGGAGGAGTTCGAGTGCGAGATCCCCGACGAGGAAGCCGAAAAGATCACGACGGTCCAGCAGGCCGTGGACTACATCAAGAAGCACCTGGAGGGGTAA
- the fabF gene encoding beta-ketoacyl-ACP synthase II, with amino-acid sequence MDDRAVVVTGLGVVSPVGHSADEAWSAVTEGRSGIRTITEFDTSAYAVQFGGTIEGFDVSQYLPRKEARRMDPFIHYAFGACAEALESSGLEIREDNADRIGLSVGSGIGGILGIETGHQALMEGGPRKVSPFLVPSSVINMAAGNLSIHYGLRGPNLSTVTACAAGTHNLGVSARMIAAGDADVMIAGGAEKCITPLGLAAFSSARALSSRNDDPSTASRPWDVDRDGFVLSEGAAVLVLESYAHARARGATILAELAGFGTSSDAHHITQPAESGEGAQRCMARALEDAAMAPADIDYINAHGTSTQIGDLAEAAAVKRLFGDRAGEVAMSSTKSVTGHLLGAAGGLEAVFSVLALRDGIIPPTCNLHHLEADCAGLDLVPGEARQQRLQAVLSNSFGFGGTNASLIFRKAS; translated from the coding sequence ATGGATGATCGAGCCGTTGTCGTAACCGGGCTGGGGGTGGTCTCTCCGGTCGGTCACTCCGCTGATGAAGCCTGGTCCGCGGTGACCGAGGGCCGCAGCGGGATCCGGACCATCACCGAGTTTGATACGTCCGCCTACGCGGTCCAGTTCGGCGGGACGATCGAGGGCTTCGATGTGTCCCAGTATCTGCCGCGCAAAGAAGCACGGCGGATGGACCCGTTCATCCACTATGCCTTCGGCGCCTGTGCCGAAGCCCTGGAGTCGAGCGGCCTGGAGATCCGCGAGGACAACGCGGACCGGATCGGGCTGTCCGTTGGCTCCGGCATCGGCGGTATCCTGGGGATCGAGACGGGCCACCAGGCCCTGATGGAGGGTGGGCCACGCAAGGTCTCTCCCTTCCTGGTGCCGAGCAGCGTGATCAATATGGCGGCCGGGAACCTATCGATCCACTACGGACTGCGCGGCCCCAATCTCTCAACCGTCACCGCCTGCGCGGCGGGCACCCACAACCTCGGTGTCTCCGCCCGCATGATTGCCGCCGGAGACGCGGACGTCATGATCGCCGGCGGTGCGGAGAAGTGCATCACCCCGCTGGGACTGGCGGCGTTCTCGTCGGCGCGGGCGCTGTCGAGTCGCAACGATGATCCCTCGACGGCCAGTCGCCCCTGGGATGTCGATCGCGATGGTTTCGTCCTGAGCGAAGGCGCGGCGGTCCTGGTGCTGGAGTCCTATGCCCATGCGCGAGCGCGCGGGGCGACCATACTGGCCGAGCTGGCCGGGTTCGGCACCAGCTCGGATGCCCATCACATCACGCAGCCTGCCGAGAGCGGCGAGGGGGCGCAGCGCTGTATGGCGCGGGCCCTTGAAGACGCCGCCATGGCACCCGCGGATATCGATTACATCAACGCCCACGGTACATCGACCCAGATCGGCGACCTGGCCGAGGCGGCGGCCGTCAAGCGCCTGTTTGGCGATCGGGCCGGCGAGGTGGCCATGAGTTCCACCAAGTCGGTGACCGGGCATCTGCTCGGCGCCGCCGGCGGGCTGGAGGCGGTATTCAGCGTGTTGGCGCTGCGCGACGGGATCATTCCGCCGACCTGCAATCTCCATCACCTGGAGGCCGATTGCGCCGGTCTCGATCTGGTACCCGGCGAGGCGCGGCAACAGCGGCTGCAGGCCGTACTCAGCAACTCCTTCGGATTCGGCGGGACGAACGCTTCCCTGATCTTTCGCAAGGCGAGCTGA
- the pabC gene encoding aminodeoxychorismate lyase — translation MSRKQLVNGRADTALDAEDRGLAYGDGLFETIAVNRGRLCLWDYHMDRLLDGARQLGLPEPPLATLREEARFLTEKVESGVLKVVYTRGSSEGRGYLPPSRPIPTRILTLHNPPAIPPERWQGVDVRLCRTRISAQPRLAGIKHLNRLEQVMARSEWRDAAIAEGLMLDADGLIVEGTATNVFAVRNRVLLTPPLTHSGVAGVMRRWIVEQAEAFGLRVEKRGFYPGEFAEMDEVFLTNSLIGLWPVRSVAGTWVPVGKVSRGYLEQIGSRGLTPLVDPPEVGGEGRW, via the coding sequence TTGAGCCGTAAGCAACTGGTCAACGGCAGAGCGGATACGGCCCTGGATGCCGAGGACCGTGGCCTGGCCTATGGCGACGGTCTGTTCGAAACCATAGCGGTGAATCGGGGGCGGCTGTGTCTATGGGACTACCATATGGACCGGCTGCTGGACGGGGCGCGGCAGCTGGGGCTCCCGGAGCCACCATTGGCGACCCTGCGAGAAGAGGCCCGCTTTCTTACCGAAAAGGTGGAGAGCGGGGTGCTCAAGGTGGTCTACACCCGGGGCAGCAGTGAAGGGCGCGGCTACCTGCCCCCGTCCCGGCCGATCCCCACCCGCATCCTGACGCTTCACAATCCGCCGGCGATCCCGCCGGAACGCTGGCAGGGGGTCGATGTCCGCCTCTGCCGGACGCGCATCAGTGCGCAGCCCCGGCTGGCCGGTATCAAGCACCTCAATCGCCTGGAGCAGGTGATGGCCCGTTCCGAGTGGCGGGATGCGGCCATCGCCGAGGGCTTGATGCTCGATGCCGACGGGCTCATCGTGGAGGGTACCGCGACCAACGTCTTCGCGGTCCGGAACCGGGTGTTGCTGACGCCGCCGCTGACCCACTCGGGCGTGGCCGGCGTGATGCGCCGCTGGATCGTGGAGCAGGCCGAGGCGTTCGGCCTGCGGGTGGAGAAACGCGGTTTCTATCCGGGTGAATTCGCCGAGATGGACGAGGTTTTCCTGACCAACAGCCTGATCGGCCTCTGGCCGGTCCGCTCGGTGGCCGGGACCTGGGTCCCAGTCGGGAAGGTTAGTCGCGGCTATCTCGAGCAGATCGGCAGTCGCGGGCTCACGCCGCTGGTGGACCCGCCCGAGGTTGGCGGAGAAGGGCGTTGGTGA
- the mltG gene encoding endolytic transglycosylase MltG yields MTRASRRRWWILAPVLVLLPIVGGGWLFYELDQRPMAVSDPPETLEVPRGSSLHALGRELEARGWISGATRFGLRIYGRLTGISAELKAGEYAVEQGMTVRQLLARVRAGRVKLHPLTVVEGWTFARLREALGRHDAVEQTLEGIPDHEIMEELGLGERHPEGMFFPTTYHFPRGTTDRDLLRVAFGQMRQELARVWAERRPELPLEDPYEVLTLASIIERETGRDDERRKVAGVFTRRLEQGMRLQTDPTVIYGLGEDYDGRLRRSDLRRDTPYNTYTRHGLPPTPIALPGRASLKAAVDPKPGSALYFVSRGDGSHHFSDTLDEHNEAVRRYILEEE; encoded by the coding sequence GTGACGCGCGCATCCCGGCGGCGCTGGTGGATCCTCGCCCCGGTGCTTGTGCTTCTGCCGATCGTCGGCGGCGGCTGGCTGTTCTACGAGCTCGACCAGCGCCCTATGGCCGTTAGTGATCCGCCCGAGACCCTAGAGGTTCCGCGGGGCAGTTCGCTGCACGCCCTGGGGCGGGAACTGGAGGCGAGGGGCTGGATCTCCGGGGCGACGCGATTCGGGCTGCGGATCTACGGGCGCCTGACCGGTATCTCCGCTGAGCTCAAAGCGGGCGAGTACGCGGTGGAGCAGGGCATGACCGTCCGTCAGCTCCTGGCGCGGGTGCGCGCCGGCCGGGTCAAGCTCCACCCGCTCACCGTGGTCGAGGGTTGGACGTTTGCACGCCTGCGCGAGGCCCTGGGCCGACACGATGCTGTAGAGCAGACGCTGGAGGGTATCCCCGATCATGAGATCATGGAGGAACTCGGCCTCGGGGAGCGACACCCCGAGGGGATGTTCTTCCCCACTACTTACCATTTCCCGCGCGGTACCACGGATCGTGATCTGCTGCGCGTGGCGTTCGGGCAGATGCGTCAGGAACTGGCCCGCGTGTGGGCCGAGCGACGGCCGGAACTGCCCCTGGAAGATCCCTACGAGGTACTCACCCTCGCTTCGATCATCGAGCGCGAGACCGGCCGTGATGACGAGCGGCGGAAGGTGGCGGGGGTGTTCACGCGGCGGTTGGAGCAGGGCATGCGCCTGCAGACGGATCCAACCGTGATCTACGGCCTGGGCGAAGACTACGACGGGCGGCTGCGCCGATCCGATCTGCGCCGTGATACGCCTTACAACACCTACACGCGCCACGGCCTGCCGCCGACCCCGATCGCCCTTCCCGGGCGGGCCTCTCTGAAAGCGGCTGTCGACCCGAAGCCGGGCAGTGCGCTCTATTTCGTCTCCCGCGGCGACGGCAGCCACCATTTCTCGGACACGCTGGACGAGCACAACGAGGCCGTCCGACGCTACATCCTGGAGGAGGAGTGA
- the tmk gene encoding dTMP kinase, whose translation MTERGRFITVEGLEGAGKTTCLRAIEQMLEEAGIERPLFTREPGGTPFGEALRGALLDPQYSGLSAEAEALTVFAARAEHLAQVIHPALATGRWVVSDRFTDATYAYQGGGRGLGDERIAVLEQWVHGGFVPDRTLLLDVDPSVGRSRVASRGSGEDRFEQEQDPFFLAARAAYARRAAAEPTRFRCIDANRPEDDVARQARAALADLLPARSAS comes from the coding sequence GTGACGGAGCGAGGCCGTTTCATCACCGTCGAAGGGCTGGAAGGGGCCGGCAAGACCACCTGTCTGCGGGCCATCGAGCAGATGCTGGAAGAGGCCGGCATCGAGCGGCCGCTGTTCACCCGCGAGCCTGGGGGCACGCCTTTCGGCGAGGCCCTGCGCGGCGCGCTCCTCGACCCGCAGTACAGCGGTCTCAGCGCAGAGGCCGAGGCGTTGACCGTCTTCGCCGCGCGGGCCGAGCACCTCGCGCAGGTCATCCATCCAGCCCTGGCCACGGGGCGCTGGGTGGTCAGCGACCGCTTTACCGACGCCACCTACGCCTATCAGGGCGGCGGCCGCGGGCTCGGTGATGAACGGATCGCGGTACTGGAGCAGTGGGTCCACGGGGGCTTCGTGCCTGACCGGACGCTGCTGCTCGATGTGGATCCGTCGGTCGGACGCTCCCGGGTCGCCAGTCGGGGCAGCGGGGAGGATCGTTTCGAGCAGGAGCAGGACCCGTTCTTCCTTGCGGCGCGCGCCGCTTACGCCCGTCGTGCCGCAGCGGAACCAACGCGCTTCCGTTGCATTGACGCGAACCGGCCGGAAGACG